A DNA window from Acidihalobacter prosperus contains the following coding sequences:
- a CDS encoding thioredoxin family protein — MSLASYLIPTVIVGYLAWQWRPLLRARRQRGRTVAGLERLFPGHVPDKAAVYFWSRHCVMCHGMTPVIRRLGEERGDVACVDAEQEIELARSLGVMATPSLVLIRRGRIARVVVGAQSEPRIRRLLDETFPETADTGV; from the coding sequence ATGTCGCTTGCATCCTATCTGATCCCGACCGTTATCGTCGGCTATCTCGCTTGGCAGTGGCGTCCGTTGCTGCGCGCGCGACGTCAGCGCGGCCGGACCGTCGCGGGACTCGAACGGCTGTTTCCCGGGCACGTGCCGGACAAGGCCGCAGTCTACTTCTGGAGTCGACACTGCGTCATGTGCCACGGCATGACACCGGTGATCCGGCGACTGGGCGAGGAACGCGGGGATGTGGCCTGTGTCGACGCCGAGCAGGAAATCGAACTGGCCAGGTCGCTGGGCGTGATGGCCACACCCTCGCTGGTGCTGATACGCCGCGGTCGAATCGCGCGCGTCGTGGTCGGCGCCCAGTCGGAGCCGCGCATCCGCCGCCTGCTCGACGAGACCTTCCCCGAAACCGCCGACACGGGCGTCTGA
- the msrA gene encoding peptide-methionine (S)-S-oxide reductase MsrA, producing MFWSHREGRPLPSAEEALPGRSEALPAPAPHRVNGRPLLPPYPERMRLATFGLGCFWGAERRFWQLPGVWVTAVGYAGGHTPNPTYEEVCSGLTGHAEVVRVVYDPEAIGFAELLRSFWEAHDPTQGMRQGNDVGTQYRSMILAHDAASLTAAQASREVYQTALSAAGRGAITTEIGSAGAFYLAEDYHQQYLAQNPGGYCGLGGTDVACPALAAGGQAVER from the coding sequence ATGTTCTGGTCTCATCGCGAGGGACGCCCCCTGCCGAGTGCGGAGGAAGCTCTGCCGGGGCGCAGCGAGGCCCTGCCGGCTCCCGCCCCGCACCGCGTGAACGGTCGTCCGCTGCTGCCGCCTTATCCCGAACGCATGCGTCTGGCGACGTTCGGCCTGGGCTGCTTCTGGGGGGCGGAACGGCGTTTCTGGCAGTTGCCGGGCGTCTGGGTGACGGCGGTCGGCTACGCCGGCGGCCATACGCCGAATCCAACCTACGAGGAGGTCTGTTCTGGCCTGACCGGGCATGCCGAGGTGGTACGGGTAGTCTACGACCCGGAGGCGATCGGGTTTGCCGAGCTGCTGCGCAGCTTCTGGGAGGCGCACGATCCGACCCAGGGGATGCGCCAAGGCAATGACGTCGGCACCCAGTACCGATCGATGATCCTGGCGCACGACGCCGCCTCCCTGACGGCCGCGCAGGCCTCGCGCGAGGTCTATCAGACGGCGCTGAGCGCGGCGGGTCGTGGCGCCATCACCACCGAGATCGGGTCGGCTGGGGCATTTTACCTGGCCGAGGATTACCACCAACAGTATCTCGCGCAGAATCCGGGTGGCTATTGCGGTCTTGGCGGAACCGATGTGGCCTGCCCTGCGCTGGCGGCGGGCGGACAGGCGGTGGAGCGTTGA
- a CDS encoding copper resistance CopC family protein yields the protein MLRVLKRLGVVLGLLAGLAVSLPAWAHAFPVKSSPQVGASVASAPKQVRIWFDADLNALFSKISVVNSAGQVVSTGGAHVPAGHPRLLETAVKPLPAGQYWVKWSVVARDGHHTEGKFPFHVG from the coding sequence ATGTTGCGTGTTCTGAAACGCTTGGGCGTGGTTCTCGGTTTGCTGGCCGGTCTTGCCGTGTCGTTGCCCGCATGGGCGCATGCCTTTCCGGTCAAGTCCTCGCCGCAGGTCGGCGCATCGGTGGCGAGCGCGCCCAAGCAGGTCCGCATCTGGTTCGACGCGGATCTCAATGCACTGTTCTCCAAGATCAGCGTGGTGAACAGCGCCGGGCAGGTCGTGAGTACCGGCGGCGCCCATGTCCCCGCAGGCCATCCGCGCCTGCTGGAAACGGCGGTCAAGCCGTTGCCGGCAGGACAGTACTGGGTGAAGTGGAGCGTGGTCGCGCGCGACGGTCACCATACCGAGGGCAAGTTTCCGTTCCACGTCGGTTAG
- a CDS encoding pirin family protein — MLKLRKSEERGRGRHGWLESRHSFSFAGYYDPSHMGVSHLRVINEDRVAPGAGFPTHSHRDMEIVSYVLEGALEHRDNMGNRALIRPGEVQRMSAGTGVSHSEYNASQIQPVHFLQIWILPDTAGLTPGYEQRAYPAAERSDRWRLVASHDGREGSVRVHQDVALYATLLAAGQRLDHAPGEGRVSYLFIARGAGELDGMALAAGDAVEADAGDALRLTAGEDLEALLFDLPRLV, encoded by the coding sequence ATGCTCAAGCTGCGCAAGAGTGAGGAACGCGGTCGCGGCCGTCACGGCTGGCTGGAGAGTCGGCACAGCTTTTCGTTCGCGGGATATTACGATCCCAGTCATATGGGCGTTTCGCACCTGCGCGTGATCAATGAGGACCGCGTGGCGCCGGGTGCCGGATTCCCGACCCATTCGCACCGCGACATGGAAATCGTCAGCTACGTGCTTGAGGGCGCGCTGGAGCACCGCGACAACATGGGCAACCGGGCGCTGATCCGCCCGGGCGAGGTACAGCGCATGAGTGCAGGCACTGGCGTCAGTCACAGCGAGTACAATGCTTCGCAGATTCAGCCGGTGCATTTTCTGCAGATATGGATCCTGCCGGACACGGCCGGACTGACGCCGGGTTACGAGCAACGCGCGTATCCCGCTGCGGAACGCAGCGACCGCTGGCGTCTGGTGGCCTCGCATGACGGGCGCGAAGGTTCGGTGCGAGTGCATCAGGACGTGGCGCTCTACGCCACCCTGCTGGCCGCCGGGCAGAGGCTGGACCATGCGCCCGGCGAAGGGCGCGTGAGCTATCTGTTCATCGCACGCGGCGCGGGCGAACTCGACGGCATGGCGCTGGCGGCGGGCGATGCGGTGGAAGCCGATGCCGGCGATGCCTTGCGGCTGACGGCCGGCGAGGACCTGGAGGCGCTGCTTTTCGATTTGCCGCGGCTGGTCTGA
- a CDS encoding zinc-dependent alcohol dehydrogenase family protein gives MKAIQMTAAGGPEVLRPVDMAAPTIAGPGQVRVHVRAAGVNPIDTKIRSRGPFFPDALPIILGLDGAGVVAEVGEAVTGLAPGDEVWYCNGGLGREPGNYAEYTVIDAAVARRKPAGVDFAEAAAGPLVLLTAWEGLFDRAGLQGGQTVLVHAGAGGVGHVAIQLAKWAGARVATTVGTPEKAALVREFGADHVIDYRREDFVAATLAWTGGRGVDVCLDTVGGETFARSVAATAHYGSLITLLEPDTGTAWGEARTRNLKIGFELMLTPLLRALPEARAHQGDILDRCAKLIQRGSLRVHVSRRYPLDEAAAAHAEIERGRVTGKLVLLP, from the coding sequence ATGAAAGCGATACAGATGACGGCGGCCGGTGGGCCGGAAGTGCTGCGCCCGGTGGACATGGCGGCGCCGACCATCGCCGGGCCGGGTCAGGTCCGGGTGCATGTGCGGGCTGCCGGCGTGAATCCGATCGATACCAAGATCCGCAGCCGCGGGCCGTTTTTCCCGGATGCGTTGCCGATCATCCTGGGGCTCGATGGCGCCGGCGTGGTCGCAGAGGTCGGGGAGGCCGTCACCGGTCTCGCGCCGGGCGACGAGGTCTGGTACTGCAATGGTGGCCTGGGCCGGGAACCTGGCAATTACGCTGAATACACCGTGATCGATGCCGCCGTTGCAAGGCGTAAGCCGGCGGGCGTGGATTTCGCCGAGGCGGCGGCCGGGCCACTGGTGCTGCTGACGGCCTGGGAAGGGTTGTTCGATCGCGCCGGGCTGCAGGGTGGTCAGACCGTGCTGGTGCATGCCGGCGCCGGCGGTGTGGGCCATGTCGCCATCCAGCTGGCCAAATGGGCGGGCGCACGCGTCGCAACCACCGTCGGCACGCCGGAAAAGGCGGCCCTGGTGCGCGAGTTCGGTGCGGACCACGTCATCGATTACCGGCGCGAGGATTTCGTCGCGGCGACACTGGCCTGGACAGGCGGACGCGGCGTCGACGTGTGCCTGGACACGGTCGGCGGCGAGACCTTTGCGCGCAGCGTGGCGGCCACGGCGCACTACGGCAGTCTGATCACCCTGCTCGAACCGGACACCGGAACGGCTTGGGGCGAGGCGCGCACGCGTAACCTGAAAATCGGTTTCGAGCTGATGTTGACGCCGTTGCTGCGGGCATTGCCGGAGGCGCGTGCGCATCAGGGCGATATCCTGGATCGCTGCGCCAAGCTGATCCAGCGTGGCAGCTTGCGCGTGCACGTCAGCCGGCGCTATCCGCTCGACGAGGCGGCAGCGGCGCATGCGGAGATCGAACGAGGCCGCGTGACGGGCAAGCTGGTGCTGCTGCCCTGA
- a CDS encoding tetratricopeptide repeat protein: MTRHIAGLVLLGLLLPPVADADMSSAQGHRLAVMALAHDARAYLRLDAAAHRGDAVAMNWLGAYWESAGKPARARRDYLRAAAAGNRTAALNLGYLYRFGRGVAVDPAKAVAWYRRAAQLGSARALAELGDAYYLGQGVRRDRARAYRWYWLAASRSPQWRPVLHALADEIGPDETARATRAAQAWLARRKQP, encoded by the coding sequence ATGACTCGGCACATCGCAGGGTTGGTGTTGCTCGGATTGCTGTTGCCGCCGGTCGCAGACGCCGACATGAGTTCGGCGCAGGGGCATCGGCTGGCGGTGATGGCGCTGGCGCACGACGCGCGCGCCTACCTGCGTCTCGATGCCGCCGCCCACCGCGGCGACGCGGTGGCCATGAACTGGCTGGGGGCCTACTGGGAAAGTGCGGGCAAGCCCGCGCGCGCGCGGCGGGACTATCTGCGCGCGGCGGCCGCGGGCAATCGCACCGCGGCGCTCAACCTGGGGTATCTGTACCGCTTCGGGCGGGGCGTCGCGGTCGATCCGGCCAAGGCCGTGGCGTGGTACCGGCGCGCCGCGCAACTCGGCAGCGCGCGTGCGCTGGCGGAGTTGGGCGATGCCTATTACCTCGGGCAGGGCGTGCGCCGCGATCGTGCGCGCGCTTACCGCTGGTACTGGCTGGCGGCCAGCCGCTCGCCGCAGTGGCGGCCGGTGCTGCACGCGCTCGCGGACGAGATCGGGCCGGATGAAACGGCGCGGGCAACCCGGGCTGCGCAGGCCTGGCTGGCGCGCAGAAAGCAGCCGTGA
- a CDS encoding cytochrome b/b6 domain-containing protein, which produces MTMHAPDMGRSWDPTIRWLHLGMALTITFQLFSSLDMSTPQTADVFLMHQIIGVTAACLVTAHWVWIVRYRNGWYVTQLFPWYPSGRRAVLADLRGLLRGQLPESGPRVGLPSYIHGLGFLIMTGMGLTGVLNLLLRPSFKGMHGAAIFTAVSETHNLISYLAWAYWLGHVGIVVIHQLARQPVVSSMFGPRRVRQE; this is translated from the coding sequence ATGACCATGCACGCGCCCGATATGGGCCGCTCCTGGGATCCGACCATACGCTGGTTGCATCTGGGGATGGCCCTGACCATCACGTTTCAGCTGTTCAGCAGTCTCGACATGTCAACGCCCCAGACGGCGGATGTGTTTCTGATGCACCAGATCATCGGCGTGACTGCGGCCTGCCTGGTCACCGCCCACTGGGTCTGGATCGTCCGCTATCGCAACGGCTGGTATGTGACCCAGCTGTTTCCCTGGTATCCGAGCGGCCGCCGGGCGGTGCTCGCGGATCTGCGCGGGCTGCTGCGCGGGCAGCTGCCGGAGTCCGGCCCGCGAGTGGGTCTGCCGAGCTATATCCACGGTCTCGGGTTCCTGATCATGACCGGTATGGGCCTGACCGGCGTGCTCAATCTGCTGCTGCGCCCTTCCTTCAAGGGTATGCACGGCGCGGCAATCTTCACGGCCGTGTCGGAAACCCACAACCTCATCTCCTACCTGGCCTGGGCCTATTGGCTTGGCCATGTGGGCATCGTGGTGATCCATCAGCTTGCGCGCCAGCCGGTGGTGTCCTCGATGTTCGGGCCGCGCCGGGTGCGTCAGGAATGA
- a CDS encoding c-type cytochrome — MKKIVRSLQAAGVAMLLAGLCAPALATPKVNQADAAKLLAYVNAKGLACMGCHAVNHRVVGPAWADVALRYHGKAHAAADVSKAIANGSSGLWPGYPPMPPGMASPAQAKVLAKLILKLAS, encoded by the coding sequence ATGAAAAAAATTGTCAGATCCCTTCAGGCCGCCGGCGTCGCCATGCTGCTCGCCGGCCTTTGCGCGCCGGCGTTGGCCACGCCTAAGGTGAATCAGGCGGATGCCGCCAAGTTGCTCGCCTATGTGAACGCCAAAGGCCTTGCCTGCATGGGTTGTCATGCCGTCAATCATCGGGTCGTCGGCCCGGCTTGGGCCGACGTGGCGTTGCGCTATCACGGCAAGGCTCATGCGGCCGCCGACGTCAGCAAGGCGATCGCGAATGGCAGCAGCGGCCTGTGGCCCGGCTATCCGCCGATGCCGCCCGGCATGGCCAGCCCGGCGCAGGCGAAGGTGCTTGCCAAGCTGATTCTCAAGCTGGCCAGCTGA
- a CDS encoding DUF2493 domain-containing protein, with protein MRRVLVAGGAADNAHSRVYHALYTVHERWPIACVIHAGRSEVDRLAQAWAEQQGIATEVFAADWRRRGFAAGPDCHRRMFELGRPDFLVAFPGGRGTPDLVERARTQGLPVLDLRRPAGVAVGA; from the coding sequence GTGAGGCGGGTGCTCGTGGCGGGCGGCGCGGCGGACAATGCGCATTCGCGTGTCTACCATGCGCTCTACACCGTGCACGAACGCTGGCCCATCGCCTGCGTGATCCATGCCGGCCGCAGCGAGGTCGATCGACTGGCACAGGCCTGGGCGGAACAGCAGGGCATCGCCACCGAAGTGTTCGCTGCCGACTGGCGCCGCCGCGGCTTTGCGGCCGGCCCGGACTGCCACCGGCGCATGTTCGAGCTGGGGCGTCCGGATTTCCTCGTGGCCTTCCCCGGGGGGCGCGGTACGCCGGACCTGGTCGAACGCGCGCGGACCCAGGGCCTGCCGGTGCTCGATCTGCGGCGCCCGGCAGGGGTCGCGGTCGGCGCCTAG
- a CDS encoding ATP-binding protein — translation MNAAVSEATRSPGSPGKTNLQRLYVMRNLAVAAQLGAIIVARELYRIHLPLDPLLQIIGGLAVINVLTWLRLQSARDCGEREFLFQLLLDIGALTAVLYFTGGATNPFVGLFLLPLTIAATVLRPYYTWLLAGITVLAYTWLMTHFVPMPPSLGAAATGFDPMVTGMWLRFVINSALIAYFVVGMAETLRQRERTLAQAREETLRNERLVALGMLSAGAAHELGTPLATLATLTGELRRRYKGAEYEELQESLGLMRGQIDRCKEALGEISASAGGQQAQAGHVVPVRGYLLDTLEQWTLMRPGVSVKPRLAGPEAQPRILTERTLSQAIITMLNNAADASPQAVELNAEWDDQHLILEVCDRGAGLAPAASATVGQSPFSTKEQGLGLGLYLAHAAIKRVGGQVSLLDRPGGGTCARVELPLNRLSAT, via the coding sequence ATGAACGCCGCAGTCAGCGAGGCCACGCGCAGTCCGGGCAGCCCGGGCAAGACTAACCTCCAGCGCCTCTACGTGATGCGCAATCTCGCCGTCGCAGCGCAGCTCGGCGCGATCATCGTCGCGCGCGAGCTGTACCGCATCCACCTGCCGCTCGACCCGCTGCTGCAGATCATCGGCGGCCTGGCCGTGATCAACGTGCTCACCTGGCTGCGCCTGCAGAGCGCGCGCGACTGCGGCGAACGCGAGTTCCTGTTCCAGCTGCTACTCGACATCGGCGCGCTGACCGCGGTGCTCTATTTCACCGGCGGCGCCACCAACCCGTTCGTCGGCCTGTTCCTGCTGCCGCTGACCATCGCCGCCACGGTCCTGCGCCCCTATTACACATGGCTGCTCGCCGGCATTACGGTGCTGGCCTACACCTGGCTGATGACCCACTTCGTGCCCATGCCGCCATCGCTCGGCGCCGCGGCCACCGGCTTCGATCCCATGGTGACCGGCATGTGGCTGCGTTTCGTGATCAATTCCGCGCTGATCGCGTATTTCGTGGTCGGCATGGCGGAAACGCTGCGCCAGCGCGAACGCACCCTGGCGCAGGCGCGCGAGGAGACGTTGCGCAACGAACGCCTGGTCGCGCTCGGCATGCTTTCCGCCGGTGCCGCGCACGAACTCGGCACACCGCTGGCCACGCTGGCCACCCTGACCGGCGAACTGCGGCGGCGCTACAAGGGCGCCGAATACGAGGAACTGCAGGAAAGCCTGGGACTCATGCGCGGCCAGATCGACCGCTGCAAGGAAGCGCTCGGTGAAATTTCCGCCTCGGCGGGCGGACAGCAGGCCCAGGCCGGACACGTCGTACCCGTGCGCGGCTACCTGCTCGACACCCTCGAGCAGTGGACGCTCATGCGCCCGGGCGTCAGCGTCAAGCCGCGACTCGCGGGACCGGAGGCCCAGCCGCGCATTCTCACCGAGCGCACGCTGTCCCAGGCCATCATCACCATGCTCAACAACGCCGCCGACGCATCGCCCCAAGCGGTCGAGCTCAATGCCGAATGGGATGACCAGCACCTGATTCTGGAGGTCTGCGACCGGGGAGCCGGCCTTGCGCCGGCGGCCTCGGCGACGGTCGGACAATCGCCCTTCTCCACCAAGGAGCAGGGCTTAGGCCTCGGCCTCTATCTGGCCCACGCTGCCATCAAGCGGGTCGGCGGTCAGGTGTCCCTGCTCGACCGCCCTGGCGGCGGCACCTGCGCGCGGGTCGAGCTTCCCCTTAACCGACTCTCAGCGACCTAA
- a CDS encoding sulfurtransferase: MSDCLIDTERLAQALDSAGDLVLVDCRFDLARPEAGREAYRAGHLPGAVYAHLDEDLSGPTGPQTGRHPLPDVEGFAARCGEWGIGPGVRVVAYDDAGGAYAARLWWLLRWLGHAEVSVLDGGLDAWRESGRPQQTDVPRPSPRSFTGHPVEAMTLEAQALQSALAARRCRLVDVRAAARFRGEIEPIDPVAGHVPGAVNHPFTQLLDARGRFLPAAELRAQFDALLDDHLPEALVAMCGSGVTACHLLLAMAHAGLPGGRLYPGSWSEWIRDPTRPVASQT; this comes from the coding sequence ATGAGCGACTGCTTGATCGATACCGAGCGTCTCGCCCAGGCGCTCGACAGCGCCGGAGACCTGGTGCTGGTCGATTGCCGCTTCGATCTCGCCCGCCCGGAGGCGGGGCGAGAGGCCTATCGGGCAGGCCACCTGCCAGGCGCGGTCTATGCGCATCTCGACGAGGATCTTTCCGGGCCCACCGGACCGCAGACGGGACGGCACCCCCTGCCGGACGTCGAAGGGTTTGCCGCGCGTTGCGGCGAATGGGGCATCGGCCCGGGCGTGCGTGTGGTGGCCTACGACGACGCAGGCGGCGCCTACGCCGCCCGTCTGTGGTGGCTGCTGCGCTGGCTCGGACATGCCGAGGTGAGCGTGCTCGATGGTGGCCTTGATGCCTGGCGCGAAAGCGGTCGCCCGCAGCAGACGGATGTGCCGCGGCCTTCGCCACGCTCGTTTACGGGGCATCCGGTCGAAGCCATGACCCTTGAGGCCCAGGCGCTTCAGTCCGCATTGGCCGCCCGTCGATGCCGGCTGGTCGACGTACGCGCCGCCGCGCGCTTCCGGGGCGAGATCGAGCCGATCGACCCGGTGGCCGGGCACGTGCCGGGTGCCGTCAACCACCCCTTTACACAGCTGCTGGACGCGCGCGGCCGTTTCCTGCCTGCCGCGGAATTGCGCGCACAGTTCGACGCATTGCTGGACGATCATCTGCCGGAGGCTCTCGTCGCGATGTGCGGTTCCGGGGTTACCGCCTGCCATCTGCTGCTGGCGATGGCGCATGCCGGTCTGCCCGGCGGGCGTTTGTATCCGGGTTCATGGAGCGAATGGATCCGCGATCCCACGCGCCCCGTGGCGAGCCAGACATAG
- a CDS encoding response regulator transcription factor — MTSLATSPLSAPRPSLLLAEDDEIFRHVLSRALNERGYEVIAARDMADAESLADQHKPAYAVVDLRLGEDSGLELIDRLARLSPGIRAVILTGYASIATAVEAIKLGAIYYLTKPVDADEVVAALHRDEGDPGITPAERPCSVKRLEWEHIQQVLQQCNGNISETARKLGMHRRTLQRKLQKRPVRH, encoded by the coding sequence ATGACATCACTCGCGACAAGCCCCCTTTCCGCTCCCCGACCCTCCCTGCTGCTGGCCGAAGACGACGAAATATTCCGCCACGTGCTTTCCCGCGCGCTCAACGAGCGCGGCTACGAAGTGATCGCGGCCAGGGACATGGCCGACGCCGAAAGCCTCGCCGATCAGCACAAGCCGGCCTACGCCGTGGTCGACCTGCGCCTCGGCGAGGATTCCGGCCTCGAACTGATCGACCGGCTGGCGCGACTCTCGCCCGGCATACGCGCCGTGATCCTGACCGGCTACGCCAGCATCGCCACCGCCGTGGAGGCCATCAAGCTGGGGGCCATCTATTACCTCACCAAGCCCGTGGACGCCGACGAGGTCGTCGCCGCGCTGCACCGCGACGAAGGCGACCCCGGCATCACCCCGGCCGAGCGCCCCTGCTCGGTCAAGCGCCTGGAATGGGAGCACATCCAGCAGGTGCTGCAGCAGTGCAACGGCAACATCTCGGAAACCGCACGCAAGCTGGGCATGCACCGGCGCACCCTGCAGCGCAAGCTGCAGAAGCGCCCGGTGCGTCACTAG
- a CDS encoding NYN domain-containing protein: MAEPTRNMAVFCDFENVALGARDARYARFEMREILERLLLKGNIVVKKAYCDWERYKEYKAAMHEAAFELIEIPHVRQSGKNSADIRMVVDALDLCYTKAHLDTFVIVSGDSDFSPLVSKLRENNKVVIGVGVKESTSDLLISNCDEFIYYDDLVRATVKPRRSRARKPAARTAPTRKSPPAGSEAEPEVDGEARAQEALDLLMATVEDLFEERGEEEKVWGSMVKQTLKRRKPGFSESYYGFRTFSALLEEAQTQGLLTLEHDEKSGGYIIRGYTPDE, from the coding sequence ATGGCTGAGCCGACCCGCAACATGGCGGTGTTCTGCGATTTCGAGAACGTCGCCCTGGGCGCGCGCGACGCCCGCTACGCGCGTTTCGAAATGCGCGAGATTCTCGAGCGCCTGCTGCTCAAGGGCAATATCGTGGTCAAGAAGGCCTATTGCGACTGGGAGCGCTACAAGGAATACAAGGCAGCCATGCACGAGGCCGCCTTCGAGCTGATCGAGATCCCGCACGTGCGGCAGTCCGGCAAGAATTCGGCCGATATCCGCATGGTCGTCGACGCCCTGGATCTGTGCTACACCAAGGCCCATCTCGATACCTTCGTCATCGTTAGCGGCGATTCGGATTTTTCGCCGCTGGTCAGCAAGTTGCGCGAGAACAACAAGGTGGTCATCGGGGTCGGCGTCAAGGAATCGACCTCGGACCTGTTGATTTCCAATTGCGACGAGTTCATCTATTACGACGATCTGGTCCGCGCCACCGTCAAGCCGCGCCGCTCGCGGGCCCGCAAGCCCGCAGCCAGGACGGCCCCGACGCGCAAATCGCCGCCCGCCGGGAGCGAGGCGGAGCCGGAGGTCGACGGCGAAGCACGCGCACAGGAGGCGCTGGACCTGCTGATGGCCACGGTGGAGGATTTGTTCGAGGAACGCGGCGAGGAAGAGAAGGTCTGGGGTTCTATGGTCAAGCAGACCCTCAAGCGCCGCAAACCCGGCTTCAGCGAGTCCTATTACGGTTTTCGCACCTTCAGTGCGCTACTGGAGGAGGCCCAGACCCAAGGCTTGCTGACGCTGGAGCACGACGAGAAATCCGGCGGCTACATCATTCGCGGCTATACCCCCGACGAATAG
- a CDS encoding DUF1820 family protein, which produces MDKSRIYRIVFHNQGSLYELHARKVAQSGMYAFLEVEDIVFGERSQVLVDPTEERLKAEFAGVKRTYIPLQAVVRIDEVEKVGANRILAEGGSAGGKIAAFPYPAPPRPTE; this is translated from the coding sequence ATGGATAAATCGCGCATCTACCGCATCGTTTTCCACAACCAGGGCAGTCTCTACGAACTGCACGCGCGCAAAGTGGCGCAAAGCGGTATGTACGCCTTCCTGGAGGTCGAGGACATCGTCTTCGGCGAACGCTCGCAGGTGCTCGTCGACCCGACGGAAGAACGCCTCAAGGCCGAGTTTGCCGGCGTCAAGCGCACCTACATACCGCTGCAGGCGGTGGTCCGCATCGATGAGGTCGAGAAGGTGGGCGCCAACCGCATCCTCGCCGAGGGCGGCAGCGCCGGCGGCAAGATCGCGGCCTTCCCCTACCCTGCGCCACCCAGACCGACCGAATAG
- a CDS encoding copper resistance D family protein, translating into MEAFFVLATWLDVMAISACAGVLACCLWVMPRHAPGHFHQRLWAGLGAALALLTAASAVLLVARTLEFSGAPFASLPTDLPLVLQQTQYGHIWQVRMAAVGVLWLCWLGGGSRSLRPVAAPVSMLALLVVVFSRSATGHAGDQGIYSGGVWVDCLHVWSSGIWVGSLFAMSLLVFPLLLRQVEIERALAAEVFARLSRVATLALAAIVASGIYNAWGGLDGIGDLWQSRYGQILSVKVALVIWMVYLGGHNRYHKVPALQRWVGMPTAPASFWQRVPGWRPLSATRGGAYLLSRCARAVHLEAALGVLVLAAAALLHHGMPPADMRHMGYVPATPPTLASMPVRGVGRV; encoded by the coding sequence ATGGAAGCCTTTTTCGTCCTTGCGACCTGGCTGGACGTGATGGCCATCTCCGCCTGCGCGGGGGTATTGGCCTGTTGCCTCTGGGTGATGCCCCGGCATGCGCCGGGGCATTTCCATCAACGCCTCTGGGCCGGGCTTGGCGCCGCGCTGGCGTTGCTGACGGCCGCCAGCGCCGTCCTGCTCGTCGCGCGCACGCTGGAATTCAGCGGCGCGCCGTTCGCTTCGTTGCCCACCGATCTGCCGTTGGTGCTGCAACAGACCCAGTATGGCCATATCTGGCAGGTGCGGATGGCGGCGGTCGGCGTGCTCTGGCTGTGCTGGCTGGGGGGGGGCTCGCGTTCGCTGCGCCCCGTGGCCGCGCCGGTGTCCATGCTGGCGTTGCTGGTCGTCGTGTTTTCGCGTAGCGCCACGGGACATGCGGGCGATCAGGGTATCTATTCCGGCGGCGTTTGGGTCGACTGCCTGCACGTATGGTCCAGCGGCATCTGGGTGGGCAGCCTGTTCGCCATGTCGCTGCTGGTGTTCCCGCTGCTGTTGCGCCAGGTGGAGATCGAGCGCGCACTCGCGGCCGAGGTGTTCGCGCGGCTGTCGCGCGTGGCCACGCTGGCGCTGGCCGCCATCGTGGCCTCCGGTATCTACAATGCCTGGGGCGGCCTCGACGGCATCGGCGATCTGTGGCAAAGCCGCTACGGCCAGATTCTGAGCGTCAAGGTCGCCCTGGTGATCTGGATGGTCTACCTCGGCGGGCACAACCGCTATCACAAGGTGCCGGCCCTGCAGCGCTGGGTCGGCATGCCGACCGCGCCGGCGTCGTTTTGGCAGAGAGTGCCGGGCTGGCGGCCGCTATCGGCGACACGAGGCGGCGCCTACCTGCTGTCGCGCTGCGCGCGCGCGGTGCACCTGGAAGCCGCCCTGGGCGTGCTGGTGCTGGCTGCGGCGGCGCTGCTGCATCATGGGATGCCGCCAGCGGACATGCGTCACATGGGGTATGTGCCGGCCACGCCGCCGACGCTTGCCAGCATGCCGGTGCGGGGTGTCGGCCGCGTCTGA